The following are encoded in a window of Carya illinoinensis cultivar Pawnee chromosome 15, C.illinoinensisPawnee_v1, whole genome shotgun sequence genomic DNA:
- the LOC122295644 gene encoding cytochrome P450 81Q32-like, translating into MIVFYLLLFVATFYVLLKHFLSKIQNFPPSPFPTLPVIGHLYLLKKPLHRTLTTISNRYGPVVLLNFGYRPILIVSSPSAAEECFTRNDIIFANRPRLLIGKYAGYNYTTLTWSSYGDHWRNLRRISSLEILSSQRIQTLSHIRIDEVRSLISRLLRTDQKQAVDMKSTFFELTLNVIMRMIAGKRYCGDRVEEAEEASKFREMVAENFRLGSVSNIEDFLPMLRWAGNGVVKRLIKLQQKRDSLMQSLIEEHRRMRSCGAENYTKNKKNKTMIEVLLDLQESQPEYYKDEIIRGIMLVIIAGGTDTTSSTMEWAMSLLLNNTHVKKKVQTEIDTVVGHDRLIDESDLPKLPYLHCIINETLRMYPPGPLLIPHESSEDCQLGGFHVQRGTTILVNMWAIHRDPNIWEDPTSFRPERFEGCEGIKDGLKFRFLPFGSGRRGCPGENLAMRMVGLALGSLLQCFEWKKIGEEMVEMREQDTGLTLTKAQPLKAYCRPRPSNLNLLSQV; encoded by the exons ATGATTGTCTTCTACCTCCTGCTTTTTGTTGCAACCTTTTATGTGCTCCTCAAGCACTTCCTTTCAAAGATTCAAAACTTTCCGCCGAGCCCTTTCCCCACCCTCCCCGTCATCGGTCATCTCTACCTTCTAAAGAAACCTCTCCACCGCACTCTAACCACCATATCAAACCGCTACGGTCCCGTAGTTCTTCTCAACTTTGGCTATAGACCCATCCTCATCGTCTCTTCCCCGTCCGCAGCAGAGGAATGCTTCACCAGAAACGACATCATCTTTGCGAACCGCCCACGCCTGCTCATTGGAAAATACGCCGGCTACAACTACACCACCCTAACTTGGTCCTCCTACGGCGACCACTGGCGAAATCTCCGCCGAATCTCGTCCCTCGAAATTCTCTCCTCCCAGCGTATCCAAACGCTGTCCCATATACGCATTGATGAGGTTCGTTCGCTCATATCCCGGCTTTTACGTACTGATCAGAAGCAGGCGGTCGATATGAAATCGACGTTCTTTGAACTGACACTTAATGTAATCATGAGGATGATTGCTGGGAAGCGGTATTGTGGGGACAGGGTGGAGGAAGCAGAAGAAGCCAGCAAGTTTCGGGAGATGGTTGCCGAAAACTTTCGATTGGGTTCTGTATCGAATATCGAAGATTTCTTGCCGATGTTGAGGTGGGCAGGAAATGGAGTGGTGAAGAGATTGATTAAATTGCAGCAAAAGAGAGATAGTTTGATGCAGAGCTTGATAGAGGAACATAGAAGAATGAGATCATGCGGTGCAGAGAATTATACGAAGAATAAGAAGAACAAGACGATGATTGAAGTTTTGCTAGACTTGCAAGAATCGCAACCTGAATACTACAAGGATGAGATTATCAGAGGCATCATGTTG GTCATAATAGCAGGTGGAACCGACACTACATCGTCAACCATGGAATGGGCAATGTCCCTTTTGCTCAACAATACTCATGTTAAAAAGAAAGTGCAGACAGAAATCGACACTGTTGTGGGACATGATCGCCTGATTGATGAATCCGATTTACCTAAGCTCCCATATCTTCATTGCATTATAAACGAAACGTTGCGAATGTATCCGCCAGGCCCATTGCTTATACCGCACGAGTCTTCGGAGGATTGCCAACTGGGTGGCTTTCATGTCCAACGGGGCACTACGATATTGGTGAATATGTGGGCCATACATCGTGACCCTAACATTTGGGAGGACCCCACGAGTTTCAGGCCAGAGAGATTTGAAGGTTGTGAAGGGATAAAAGATGGGTTGAAGTTCAGATTCTTGCCTTTTGGGTCGGGGAGGAGGGGCTGTCCTGGGGAGAACTTGGCCATGCGCATGGTTGGCTTGGCTTTGGGTTCACTGCTACAGTGCTTTGAATGGAAGAAGATTGGTGAGGAAATGGTGGAAATGAGGGAACAGGATACTGGTCTGACCCTGACCAAGGCTCAACCATTGAAAGCTTATTGTCGCCCACGTCCATCCAACCTCAACCTTCTTTCACAAGTTTGA
- the LOC122296367 gene encoding cytochrome P450 81Q32-like, whose protein sequence is MISPSMEIPFYCYFLLFLLLFILTKHLILPSKRLPPGPAFSLLIIGHLHLLKKPLHRSFAKLADQYGPVLYIKMGSRPVLLVSSPTAAEECFTKNDIAFANRPRLLAGKHLGYNYTTLVWASYGYHWRNLRRIASLELLSSNRLQTFYGIRVDEVRSLISRLFQDLEGVEFRTVDMKSVFFQLTLNVMMRMIAGKRYYGENAAELEETREFKKIVKETLQLSVPTNLGDFLPAFKWVGSRGLEKRLVILQGKRDKFMQELIEEQRRMRADSAFEERDKNMIDVLLSLQEAEPEFYKDEIVRGMMLVMLTAGTDSSAGTMEWVLSLLLNNPESLVKAQAEIHNHIGQNRLLEESDLTELPYLRSIINETLRMYPPAPLLPHESSEECTVGGFHVPCCTMLMVNAWGIQNDPKIWAEPRKFKPERFQGLEGERKFDGMVLLPFGAGRRGCPGEGLAMRMVGLALGSLIQCFEWKRIGEEMVDMTEGAGLTVPKAQPLLAMYKPHPAMANYLSKL, encoded by the exons ATGATATCACCATCCATGGAAATCCCATTCTACTGTTATTTTCTGCTCTTTCTCTTATTGTTTATCCTCACAAAACATCTGATTTTGCCGAGCAAAAGACTCCCACCAGGCCCTGCTTTTTCCCTCCTCATTATTGGCCACCTCCATCTCTTGAAGAAACCCCTACACCGATCCTTTGCAAAACTTGCAGACCAATATGGTCCAGTTCTCTATATCAAGATGGGCTCCCGCCCTGTCCTCCTTGTTTCTTCCCCCACCGCCGCCGAGGAATGCTTCACCAAAAATGATATCGCGTTTGCAAACCGCCCAAGACTCCTTGCCGGAAAACACCTTGGCTACAACTATACTACCCTTGTTTGGGCCTCCTATGGCTACCACTGGCGCAACTTGAGGCGCATAGCCTCTCTTGAACTTCTGTCATCCAATCGCCTCCAAACGTTCTATGGCATACGCGTTGACGAGGTTCGATCGTTGATTTCTCGGCTTTTCCAAGACTTGGAAGGGGTTGAGTTTCGGACCGTGGACATGAAGTCAGTTTTTTTTCAGCTGACCCTCAATGTCATGATGAGAATGATCGCAGGAAAGCGGTACTATGGAGAGAACGCGGCAGAGCTGGAAGAAACGAGAGAGTTCAAGAAAATTGTGAAGGAGACCCTTCAGCTCAGTGTGCCTACAAATCTAGGAGATTTTCTGCCGGCTTTTAAATGGGTTGGATCGAGAGGACTGGAGAAAAGGTTGGTGATACTGCAGGGGAAAAGGGACAAGTTCATGCAGGAGTTGATTGAAGAACAAAGGAGAATGAGGGCCGATTCTGCTTTTGAAGAGAGGGACAAGAACATGATTGACGTCCTATTGTCACTGCAAGAAGCTGAACCTGAGTTTTATAAGGATGAAATCGTGAGAGGCATGATGCTT gtcATGTTAACTGCAGGGACGGACAGTTCAGCTGGAACAATGGAATGGGTATTGTCTCTTCTGTTGAACAATCCAGAGTCCCTTGTAAAAGCCCAGGCTGAAATTCACAATCACATTGGACAAAACAGGCTACTAGAGGAATCAGATCTTACAGAGCTTCCCTATCTTCGCAGCATCATAAACGAGACACTCCGGATGTACCCACCTGCCCCACTTCTTCCCCACGAGTCATCCGAGGAATGTACTGTCGGTGGCTTTCATGTCCCGTGCTGCACAATGCTAATGGTAAATGCATGGGGCATACAAAATGATCCCAAGATATGGGCTGAGCCTAGAAAGTTTAAGCCAGAGAGGTTCCAAGGTCTGGAAGGGGAAAGGAAATTCGATGGAATGGTGTTGTTGCCGTTTGGAGCAGGGAGAAGAGGTTGTCCTGGAGAGGGTCTGGCAATGCGGATGGTGGGGCTGGCCTTAGGATCACTGATTCAGTGCTTTGAGTGGAAAAGAATTGGGGAGGAGATGGTGGACATGACAGAAGGGGCAGGACTCACAGTGCCCAAAGCGCAACCATTACTAGCCATGTATAAGCCACACCCTGCAATGGCAAATTACCTTTCTAAACTCTGA